In uncultured Methanobacterium sp., a genomic segment contains:
- a CDS encoding methanogen output domain 1-containing protein, with the protein MSEVKILIVEDESIVAMDIKHRAEGLGYEVTAITPSGEEALEHVASNRPDLVLMDIVLKGEMDGIEAAQKVRDIYDIPVVYLTAYSDERTLKRAKITEPFGYIIKPFEDRELHSAVEVALYKHQMESKLKESEKWLSTTLESIGDAVIATDKNGKLKFMNPVASQLTGWSHAEAIGQPLNDIFKIIHEETGKPVDDPVVKVVENDAIIDLPPQVLLINKKGEQIPIDDSSAPIKDENGGIIGVALVFRDVTQRRREAKEREELLKDKARGELSSFMVSALPVFASNIPPQIRNNIARSFADRFEKNMKPLFVEEMDTCLNRCNDSQTDQKILFHCYLSWISEFMSNMGIVTDTDIENRKSYLNFHNCPWTNEENVSPIFCLICRAIVIRSFTWTSLHGHVEQSQCLLDDDNKCSFEFIISWNK; encoded by the coding sequence ATGTCTGAAGTTAAAATCCTGATTGTTGAAGATGAAAGTATTGTGGCCATGGATATCAAACACCGGGCTGAAGGTTTAGGGTATGAAGTTACCGCTATAACACCTTCTGGAGAGGAAGCATTGGAACACGTGGCCAGTAATCGGCCTGATTTGGTGCTGATGGACATTGTTCTCAAGGGTGAAATGGATGGTATTGAGGCAGCACAGAAGGTAAGGGATATCTATGACATTCCAGTGGTATATCTAACCGCTTATTCTGATGAAAGAACCTTAAAAAGAGCTAAAATCACAGAACCATTTGGTTACATAATCAAACCTTTTGAAGACAGGGAACTACACAGTGCAGTGGAAGTAGCCCTCTACAAACATCAAATGGAAAGTAAACTCAAAGAGAGCGAAAAATGGTTATCCACTACTTTGGAAAGTATTGGAGATGCAGTTATAGCCACTGATAAAAATGGCAAACTTAAATTCATGAACCCGGTGGCTAGTCAATTGACTGGTTGGAGCCATGCTGAAGCCATTGGACAACCATTAAATGATATATTTAAGATCATTCATGAGGAAACTGGTAAACCAGTTGATGATCCTGTGGTGAAGGTAGTTGAAAATGATGCCATAATTGATCTACCACCACAAGTACTTTTGATCAATAAAAAAGGCGAACAGATACCTATTGATGATAGCAGTGCTCCCATCAAGGATGAAAATGGTGGCATAATTGGTGTGGCCTTAGTCTTCCGTGATGTAACTCAGCGTCGAAGGGAAGCAAAGGAAAGAGAAGAATTATTGAAGGATAAAGCCAGGGGAGAACTTTCCAGTTTCATGGTCAGTGCCCTGCCAGTATTTGCATCTAACATCCCACCACAGATCAGGAATAACATTGCCCGTAGTTTTGCGGATCGATTTGAGAAGAACATGAAGCCCCTCTTTGTTGAGGAGATGGATACATGTCTTAACAGATGCAATGATTCTCAAACTGATCAGAAAATCTTGTTCCACTGTTATTTGTCCTGGATCAGTGAATTCATGTCTAATATGGGTATTGTCACTGACACTGACATTGAGAATAGAAAAAGTTATCTGAATTTCCATAACTGTCCCTGGACCAATGAAGAAAATGTTAGTCCAATTTTCTGCTTAATTTGCCGGGCCATTGTTATACGTAGCTTCACCTGGACATCTCTCCATGGACACGTGGAACAGAGCCAGTGCCTGCTTGATGATGATAATAAATGCTCCTTTGAATTTATAATTTCATGGAATAAATAG
- a CDS encoding helix-turn-helix domain-containing protein translates to MGVRGPKTGFVDVACPNKSCADYGKTENGNIVGNGTYQTKNGPVHKFICRTCSKSFTSHSNTILHDLRTNEETVFLALKMILKGMSLRGTAEVLGVKLDTVRRWLRIASEHSEEINKVLMKDIKVDKVELDELWTFVKKKQFRKWSMNQKTKDGSG, encoded by the coding sequence ATGGGTGTTCGTGGTCCTAAAACTGGTTTTGTGGATGTAGCTTGTCCTAACAAGAGCTGTGCAGATTATGGGAAAACTGAAAACGGTAATATTGTGGGTAATGGAACTTACCAGACAAAAAATGGTCCTGTTCACAAATTTATTTGTCGAACATGCTCTAAAAGTTTCACTTCACATTCAAACACAATATTACACGATTTAAGAACAAATGAAGAAACAGTTTTTTTGGCTTTGAAAATGATTTTAAAAGGCATGAGTTTACGGGGAACAGCAGAAGTTTTAGGTGTTAAACTGGATACTGTGCGCAGATGGCTGCGCATAGCTTCTGAACACAGTGAAGAAATAAACAAAGTCCTTATGAAAGATATAAAAGTTGATAAAGTGGAGTTAGATGAGTTATGGACTTTTGTTAAAAAAAAACAGTTCCGAAAATGGAGCATGAATCAGAAGACGAAAGATGGATCTGGCTAA
- the uvrC gene encoding excinuclease ABC subunit UvrC, translating to MSATISNPNDLPEKPGVYLLKDVNDEILYVGKAKSLKKRVKSYFKEELEDPKTRVLMSHFHHMDYMVTDTEKEALILESNLIKKHLPRYNIRLKDDKRYPYLQITSEDYPRLLITRNIREDGSHYYGPFTDVTSVRSLLKLLKPVFQLRDCKRMDGPCLNYQIDLCPAPCNGQVTKEDYNENVEKVKLFLEGRQKEVMDLLQKEMEQAAGTHNYEKAGVIRDQLFSLGEVMEKQKMEFNRSLDQDVIASSNDGEVVVVVVFRVMNGKIMGKEDFLMEGAHENTSQEILAAFIKQYYSGPRQVPSEILLPVMIEDKELIEKWLSDKIIADDIGGLDSSLSPGDLDNSHKSGGLGNSLIPRSLNNSHSPDPEINVINGKNRNGENRVEMDTNTSMNNDIPNSGDNDFAVSLRVPDEGLEHRLVQMVTKNASIILNHHKQARGALLDLKTYLKIPKIPRRIEAFDISNLSGQMAVASMVVFEEGKPSKTNYRKYKLETPGPDDYGMMREVLTRRYEKLVSKDEKPPDLVVVDGGRGQLNVAIDVLDSLGVKTGIIGLAKEFEQVFIPEVAIPLILPPNSPALHILQRVRDEAHRFAVKYHKNLRDKNLKSSPLDEIPGIGPKRKMNLLKHFGDFESVKNASIDEISEVKGINNNLAMEIHAYLHNARN from the coding sequence TTGTCAGCTACAATTAGCAACCCCAATGATTTACCTGAAAAACCAGGTGTATATCTCCTGAAAGATGTTAATGATGAGATTTTGTACGTGGGAAAGGCAAAATCTCTTAAAAAAAGGGTTAAAAGTTACTTTAAAGAAGAACTGGAAGATCCCAAAACCCGGGTTTTAATGAGTCACTTCCACCATATGGATTATATGGTGACAGATACAGAAAAAGAAGCTCTTATTCTAGAATCTAACCTGATTAAGAAACATTTACCCCGTTACAACATACGCCTCAAGGATGATAAACGTTATCCCTATTTGCAGATAACCTCGGAGGACTATCCCCGTTTACTCATCACCCGTAATATCAGGGAGGATGGTTCTCATTACTACGGGCCATTTACCGATGTCACATCAGTCCGGAGTCTTTTAAAACTCCTAAAACCAGTATTCCAGCTCAGGGATTGTAAACGTATGGATGGGCCCTGCCTGAACTATCAGATTGATCTTTGCCCTGCACCCTGCAACGGGCAGGTTACCAAAGAAGACTATAATGAAAACGTGGAAAAGGTTAAATTATTCCTGGAGGGCCGGCAAAAAGAGGTTATGGACCTCCTCCAGAAAGAAATGGAACAGGCAGCAGGTACTCATAACTATGAAAAAGCAGGGGTTATACGGGATCAATTATTCTCTCTAGGGGAGGTTATGGAGAAACAGAAGATGGAATTCAACCGTAGCCTGGACCAGGATGTTATAGCATCATCTAATGATGGAGAAGTCGTAGTAGTGGTTGTTTTCAGGGTGATGAATGGCAAAATCATGGGAAAAGAGGACTTCCTAATGGAAGGAGCCCATGAAAACACATCCCAAGAAATTTTAGCAGCATTTATCAAACAGTACTATTCTGGCCCCCGCCAGGTACCTTCAGAAATTCTCCTACCAGTTATGATTGAGGATAAGGAACTTATTGAAAAATGGCTGTCTGACAAAATCATTGCCGATGATATTGGGGGTTTAGATAGCTCTCTTAGTCCTGGAGATTTAGATAACTCCCATAAATCTGGAGGTTTAGGTAACTCTCTTATCCCTAGAAGTTTAAATAACTCTCATAGTCCCGATCCTGAAATTAATGTTATTAATGGGAAAAACAGGAATGGTGAAAATAGGGTAGAAATGGATACAAATACGTCGATGAACAATGACATTCCAAATAGTGGTGATAATGATTTTGCAGTGTCATTAAGGGTGCCTGATGAAGGATTAGAGCACCGTCTGGTTCAAATGGTAACTAAAAATGCTAGTATAATTTTAAACCATCATAAACAGGCCAGGGGGGCATTGCTTGATCTGAAAACCTACCTTAAAATACCCAAAATTCCTCGACGCATAGAAGCCTTTGACATATCCAACCTTTCCGGGCAAATGGCTGTAGCCTCAATGGTAGTTTTTGAAGAGGGTAAACCATCAAAAACTAATTACAGAAAATATAAACTGGAAACACCAGGGCCTGATGATTATGGTATGATGAGAGAAGTGTTAACAAGACGATACGAAAAACTGGTAAGTAAGGATGAAAAACCACCAGATCTGGTAGTGGTTGATGGTGGTCGGGGTCAGTTAAATGTTGCCATTGATGTTTTAGATTCACTGGGTGTAAAAACAGGTATCATAGGTTTGGCCAAAGAGTTTGAACAAGTTTTCATACCTGAAGTTGCCATTCCACTCATATTACCCCCTAACTCTCCAGCATTACACATTTTGCAGCGGGTTCGTGATGAAGCCCATCGTTTTGCAGTAAAATATCATAAAAATCTCAGAGACAAAAATCTTAAAAGTTCTCCCCTGGATGAGATTCCGGGTATCGGTCCCAAACGTAAAATGAACCTGTTAAAGCATTTTGGTGATTTTGAATCTGTAAAAAATGCCAGTATTGATGAAATATCTGAAGTTAAAGGTATAAATAATAATTTGGCCATGGAAATACATGCTTATCTTCATAATGCCCGGAATTGA
- a CDS encoding ATPase domain-containing protein gives MERIKTGINGIDQFTGGLPRGKTILITGDAGSGKTIFGLQFALTSCQQNNKTVYITTEEDSKDLFTQGETFGWDIQSATDSGLLRFIELAGIRARVTEAEISIDVGAMKGNFSKFLKDLPEDTQTVIIDNIGSYTAKLTPYEFRDRFDLLVYELKERDITALIILDSATSREFNEIALFSVYGAIKLMKRENPYTGRRERVMDVVKMRSTKTPTQFMTYEINANGIDIVSGVENGNQKK, from the coding sequence TTGGAACGAATCAAAACAGGAATAAATGGAATTGACCAGTTTACAGGTGGACTTCCCCGTGGGAAAACAATACTCATCACTGGAGATGCTGGTTCAGGTAAAACCATATTTGGTTTACAGTTTGCCCTTACCAGCTGTCAACAGAACAATAAAACGGTTTACATCACCACAGAAGAGGATTCAAAGGATCTTTTCACCCAGGGAGAAACATTCGGATGGGATATTCAATCTGCTACTGACAGTGGCCTTTTACGTTTCATTGAATTAGCTGGTATCCGGGCCAGGGTGACCGAGGCTGAGATCAGCATCGATGTAGGTGCCATGAAAGGTAATTTCTCTAAATTCTTAAAAGACCTGCCCGAAGACACCCAAACAGTAATAATTGACAATATTGGTAGTTATACTGCTAAACTCACCCCCTATGAATTCCGTGATCGTTTTGATCTGCTGGTCTATGAATTGAAAGAGCGTGACATAACCGCACTTATCATCCTGGATAGCGCAACCTCCAGAGAATTCAACGAAATTGCCTTATTCTCTGTTTATGGTGCCATAAAACTCATGAAACGAGAAAATCCTTACACTGGCCGCCGAGAGAGGGTGATGGATGTGGTTAAAATGAGGAGCACCAAAACACCCACTCAGTTTATGACTTATGAGATCAATGCTAATGGTATTGATATTGTCTCTGGAGTGGAAAACGGCAACCAAAAAAAATGA